The sequence below is a genomic window from Clostridia bacterium.
CCACGCACTTGATGATCACTCGAGACCCGGGCGTCCGCCTCGGAAACGTGGAGAACGTTGTGCGGCACGAGATGGAGGCTGTGGCGAAAAGAGCTGGTCTCCGGTTCATAGTGAATGTGGTTCTCAACGCTCGAGGAGAAGTGACTCATGTTGTGGCAGGCGATCCAATGCGTGCGCATCGGGAAGGAGTGGTGCGGGCCATGGAAGTGGCTGCTGCATGCATTCCCTGCCGCGCTGATCTGGTGATCGCAGGGTCGCATCCTGCCGATATGAACTTCTGGCAGGCCGGGAAGGCGCTCTACACGGCCGACTTGGCTGTTGTTGACGGTGGCACGATCATACTGGTGACTCCGGCTTATGAGGGGATAGGTGAGCACCCGGAGTTTGGTGCGCTGCTCGGGGTGGAGTATGACGAGATCATGAGCAGCCTCGAACGCGGGCTCATAGGCGATAGGCTTGGAGCAGCCGCGGCGCTAGCAGTGCGGCTAGTTGCGCGGCGCGCGAAGATCGTTGTGGTCACCGATGGCCTGCGGCGCGAGGAAGTGGAGAAGATGGGCTTCGAGTACTATCCCAGGCTCGAGCTCCAGCGAGCGGTGGATAATGTGGTCGCCAGATACAGAGGGGGCGCGGGGTGCGAGGCGTGTAAGGCAATCGTGCTCACTGAGGCGCCGGATGTGTTGCCAGTGATTCAAAGTGAACTAGATCAGAACGGAATCGCTGCCGAATCGGAACTGGACCGGAGCTGATGGGCCAGCCTGAGGCAGGATGGTGGTGTAGATATAGTGACAACTCAGATGAACCAGAAGCAGAGGCTCTTGAAGTACGGCGAACGCTCAATTGCCGTTGAGATTCCAGGTAGTGTGAGCACGCGCGAATTGCTGCCTAGGCCGGCTCGTCCGCTCGACGATCCCGAGGCGGCGCTCGAGGCGGCGCTTGACTGCCCAATCGGGGCTCCTAGGCTTGAAGACACTGTGCGGGCCGGTGAGCGAGTTGCTGTGCTCGTGCCTGATGTGACCAGACTATGGTCGCGCACCCGCGACTACTTGCCATCCATTCTCTCGCGGCTGCAGTGTGCAGGCATAAGAGACTCCGATATCACCTTGTTCGTGGCATGCGGCACCCATCGGCAGAACACGCCTGAGGAGACGGCGCTGATTGTTGGGGCTGAGGCTGCTGCACGCTTCCGTGTCGTTCAGCACCATCCTGATGGGCCTGTTGTGTCAGTCGGAACGACTTCGCGGGGCACGCCCGTGGAGATCGACGCGGCAGTTGCTGAGCACGATCGGCTGATCATGACCGGAGGCATCGTTCACCATGCCATGGCAGGGTATGGCGGAGGCCGCAAGAGCATTATCCCAGGTATCGCATCACGCAGAGCTGTGAAGGCGAATCACCTGTGGGTCCTCGATCCATGCAAGCCGGGGATCAGAGAAGGTGTGGGCTCAGCCTTCACCGACGGCAACCCCTTGCACGAAGACATGGTGGAGGCTGCCGCCCTCGCGAAGCCGGATTTCATAGTGAATGTCGTCACCGACGCCGATGGAGAATTCGCTGGGTTTTATGCAGGCCATTGGCTTGAGGCATGGCAGGCTGGATGCCGCCGTGTTGATGAGCTCTACTGCGTGCCTCTGGACAGGCGCGCCGACGTGGTAATCGGCTCGTGTGGTGGATACCCGCGCGATATCTCTATCTACCAGGCAAGCAAGGCTTTCTACAACGCCTGGATGGCGGTGAAGCCCGGAGGCGCGATTGTGCTCTTCGTGGAGGCACGCGATGGCGGGGGCGGCGAGGAGTTCTTCAGGTGGTTCAACTACCCGAGCCTTGAATCATGCTGCCAGGCGCTTCGGGCGGACTTCACCATTGCCGGGTATATGGCGTTTCTCGTCTACTGCATCGCCACTCAGAACAATGTTGTGCTAGTCACCGATCTGCCGGAAGACCAAGTGCGTCTCATGCACATGACCCCCGTCAGGCCACGGGAAGCCCTCAACATCGGAAGCTACGTTAAGGCTTCAGATGATGTCCTTCTCATGCCAGAGGCGGCTATCACCCTGCCACGGTCCATTTAGAACTGAGGAGGTGTTTCCGGCTCTACAGTCGCCGGGAGAAGATGAAAGAGATTGAAAACATGAAGATGGAAGGCTCTCCGTGGTTCACAAACGGAGTCAAGTGGGTTTCCCCGATGAACTTCGACCCCATCGTGAGGCCTGCCGCTGCCTCGAAGGAAGTGTACATCCACGATGTGACTCTGCGCGATGGCGAGCAGACATGCGGCCTAAACTGGACCGAAGACGAACGTGTGAAGATCGGGGTGGCCCTCGACGATCTAGGTGTGAAGCGCATCGAGGTTGGGATGCCAGCGGTATCTGAGGACATCTCCCGGGCCATCAACAGGCTTGTGAAGATGAACCTGCACGCGGAGATAGTCCCGTTCGCACGCTGCATAAAGGAAGATATCGACGCAGCTGTTGATACCGGAGCGAATTCGGTCGTTGTGGAACATGCGGTAAACCCGTATACATGCCTCCATGGATACCACGTCGATTCCGCGAAGTTGGTTGATAGAATAGTCACGTCCGTCAGCTACGCCAAGGGCCTCGGCCTGCATACCACGTTCATGGGTTGGGACGTAACCCGGGCGACTTACGACTATGTGTTTGGGATATATGAAGCTGTAGTCAAGCAAGCCAAGCCGGAGGCTGTTGTGTTCACCGATAGCTTTGGGGTCGCTTCCCCGATGGCGGTGTATCATGCCATTCGGACTCTGAAAGAAAGGTTCCCTGGCGTACGCGTCGAGTTCCACGTCCATAACGAGTTCGGCATGGCAATGGGGTCGGTTGTAGCTGCGGCCTATGCTGGGGTGGACGGGATTCACTCGTCGATCAATGGGCTAGGAGAGCG
It includes:
- the larA gene encoding nickel-dependent lactate racemase; protein product: MDSRTITLPYGGQSVEFTLAGAELIGQYGIAERPPVQDLGQAVRSALAAPVASDALSRMARGKARVVIISDDATRPTPVASIVPCVMDELNAAGVTDDAVTVVMANGTHRSMTQAEIEQKIGPEMASRLRVENHDYRADDLVDLGATPSGVPVAINRRVAEADLVIGIGSIVPHRYCGWSGGAKIVQPGVCGEKTTVATHLMITRDPGVRLGNVENVVRHEMEAVAKRAGLRFIVNVVLNARGEVTHVVAGDPMRAHREGVVRAMEVAAACIPCRADLVIAGSHPADMNFWQAGKALYTADLAVVDGGTIILVTPAYEGIGEHPEFGALLGVEYDEIMSSLERGLIGDRLGAAAALAVRLVARRAKIVVVTDGLRREEVEKMGFEYYPRLELQRAVDNVVARYRGGAGCEACKAIVLTEAPDVLPVIQSELDQNGIAAESELDRS
- the larA gene encoding nickel-dependent lactate racemase, whose translation is MTTQMNQKQRLLKYGERSIAVEIPGSVSTRELLPRPARPLDDPEAALEAALDCPIGAPRLEDTVRAGERVAVLVPDVTRLWSRTRDYLPSILSRLQCAGIRDSDITLFVACGTHRQNTPEETALIVGAEAAARFRVVQHHPDGPVVSVGTTSRGTPVEIDAAVAEHDRLIMTGGIVHHAMAGYGGGRKSIIPGIASRRAVKANHLWVLDPCKPGIREGVGSAFTDGNPLHEDMVEAAALAKPDFIVNVVTDADGEFAGFYAGHWLEAWQAGCRRVDELYCVPLDRRADVVIGSCGGYPRDISIYQASKAFYNAWMAVKPGGAIVLFVEARDGGGGEEFFRWFNYPSLESCCQALRADFTIAGYMAFLVYCIATQNNVVLVTDLPEDQVRLMHMTPVRPREALNIGSYVKASDDVLLMPEAAITLPRSI
- a CDS encoding homocitrate synthase; this encodes MKEIENMKMEGSPWFTNGVKWVSPMNFDPIVRPAAASKEVYIHDVTLRDGEQTCGLNWTEDERVKIGVALDDLGVKRIEVGMPAVSEDISRAINRLVKMNLHAEIVPFARCIKEDIDAAVDTGANSVVVEHAVNPYTCLHGYHVDSAKLVDRIVTSVSYAKGLGLHTTFMGWDVTRATYDYVFGIYEAVVKQAKPEAVVFTDSFGVASPMAVYHAIRTLKERFPGVRVEFHVHNEFGMAMGSVVAAAYAGVDGIHSSINGLGERTGNVATEEVAAALKLLLNIDTGVNLSKLGEVSTLVEEISGVPIWANKPINGKRLFWLESGVVVDAKSKIEGAGIKPAMCPFMPEVVGHEPIRVVMGGSSGKASVKFFLEQRGIPCTDKQVDEVLERAKNLGRENRRVLTDEEIDSIIADVCGK